A section of the Paenibacillus odorifer genome encodes:
- a CDS encoding DEAD/DEAH box helicase, with the protein MTKHLYAIWLGDVLFCFSGETSEPKVDAWTRVVKRMELQGGVRPFATAALRLAEVKYPAPPVEGKPARRGLPGRTFEGLALVPSDAFQLLLAWDETLCRDQGVEPGGELRYWAAAARFALELMGTGGITPGALPPRPVGSRRRGGEQAATVCWSPAFRKQEDKEIFLQLAASMPVLALGTHIAEAGDLSSRDEAGAYVLYSFMQAVMTAEIKKVIAGIESELTPYKANYRRGYSPLTELWWNSLLTGSRDIPVQGTPAEVTDLLVTVNETAGSDVPHSEPEEARSGQLGLGLRLEPPEDNNEVWRLTFWAENKEEGEFWFPAKSIWSSKEREFTLWGKRYRNIQQQLLIALGRAAKISPDIQRALAKPAPTGADLEPERLYFFLKETVQQLRDRGITVQMPSRWSREGRRRIGMKMKMQPGVNGGDSPAPAALGMEELISFRIEASLGESAISEEELNALVEAGVPFVRFRGEWIEIDPKEIRQVLRYMKRHENGEMTAADWMRLEAEDGEDRLWKGMSVTGMETSGLLASLMRGDVLRNLPVRPVPEGLHGTLRPYQERGYQWLAELSGLGFGVCLADDMGLGKTVQVITCLLDRALSAPPEEKQEPVLILCPTSLLGNWQRELQRFAPSLNVHIHHGGRRVRGDSFLELATSHDIVLTTYHLAGRDSEDLANVQWSTVVLDEAQYIKNHRTKQAQSVMKLSAPHRIAMTGTPVENRLGELWSIFHFLNPGYLGTYHSFRQRYVSGEGGERLRELHRLVSPFLLRRLKSDPDISKDLPEKLELKSYCPLTETQAALYQGVVDEMLGVIGESSGMARRGLVLSSLTKLKQICDHPQLFRKEEGRSPRNEHSGKMEVMFEVLDSIAEVGESVLIFTQYVAMGELLVSKLTKRYGTSPLFLHGGIPKRERDEMVHDFQEGKGPSFFVLSLKAGGVGLNLTRANHVIHYDRWWNPAVENQATDRAFRIGQDKNVQVHKLICQGTLEERIDELIERKKSLSEQVVGSGETWLTEMSNHELKELIELQDQDWM; encoded by the coding sequence ATGACTAAGCATCTGTATGCAATATGGTTAGGGGACGTTTTATTTTGCTTCTCTGGCGAAACTTCGGAGCCGAAGGTTGACGCTTGGACTCGCGTAGTGAAGCGGATGGAGCTACAGGGAGGAGTGCGTCCTTTTGCAACTGCTGCTCTGCGTCTGGCAGAAGTGAAATATCCGGCTCCCCCTGTAGAGGGGAAGCCAGCCCGGCGCGGATTGCCCGGACGAACGTTCGAAGGGCTCGCCTTGGTTCCTAGCGATGCATTTCAACTGCTTCTGGCATGGGATGAGACGTTATGCCGAGATCAGGGAGTGGAGCCAGGCGGCGAACTGCGTTACTGGGCAGCAGCGGCACGTTTTGCGCTGGAGCTGATGGGTACAGGCGGGATTACGCCGGGAGCCTTGCCACCACGCCCCGTGGGCTCACGTCGCCGCGGCGGAGAACAGGCGGCGACAGTCTGCTGGTCGCCAGCTTTCCGAAAGCAGGAGGACAAAGAGATCTTTTTGCAGCTGGCAGCATCCATGCCTGTTCTTGCACTAGGAACGCATATCGCAGAGGCAGGGGATCTATCCTCTCGCGATGAGGCTGGAGCTTATGTGCTTTACTCCTTTATGCAGGCTGTAATGACTGCTGAGATAAAAAAGGTAATTGCGGGCATTGAAAGTGAGTTAACCCCTTATAAAGCAAATTATCGCCGGGGTTATTCTCCTTTAACTGAACTGTGGTGGAATAGCCTTCTCACTGGAAGCCGAGATATACCCGTGCAAGGAACTCCAGCAGAGGTGACGGACCTTTTGGTCACTGTGAACGAGACCGCTGGCAGCGATGTGCCACATTCAGAGCCAGAGGAAGCGCGGAGCGGGCAGCTGGGTCTTGGGCTACGGCTGGAGCCGCCAGAAGACAATAATGAAGTCTGGCGGTTAACCTTCTGGGCGGAGAATAAGGAAGAAGGGGAATTCTGGTTTCCCGCCAAATCGATCTGGAGCAGTAAGGAACGAGAGTTTACGTTATGGGGGAAACGCTATCGCAATATCCAGCAGCAGCTGCTTATAGCGCTGGGCCGGGCTGCGAAGATATCGCCGGATATCCAGCGCGCTCTTGCTAAGCCTGCGCCTACGGGGGCAGATTTGGAACCAGAACGTCTTTATTTCTTTTTGAAGGAGACGGTGCAGCAGCTGCGCGATCGGGGAATAACGGTGCAGATGCCTTCGCGCTGGAGCCGTGAAGGACGCCGCCGCATTGGCATGAAGATGAAAATGCAGCCAGGCGTGAACGGGGGCGATAGTCCTGCGCCCGCGGCTCTGGGTATGGAAGAGCTGATCTCGTTCCGTATTGAGGCCTCGCTTGGAGAAAGTGCGATTAGTGAGGAAGAACTAAACGCATTAGTAGAGGCTGGCGTACCTTTTGTACGTTTCCGCGGGGAATGGATCGAGATAGATCCTAAAGAAATCCGCCAGGTTCTTAGATATATGAAACGCCATGAAAACGGAGAAATGACTGCCGCGGATTGGATGCGCCTAGAAGCCGAGGATGGTGAAGATCGGCTCTGGAAAGGAATGTCCGTCACTGGGATGGAGACATCCGGGCTGTTGGCATCGCTTATGCGCGGAGATGTATTACGTAATCTTCCGGTGCGTCCCGTACCTGAAGGTCTGCATGGAACTTTAAGACCTTATCAAGAGCGGGGTTATCAGTGGCTGGCCGAGCTCAGTGGTCTGGGTTTTGGGGTATGTCTCGCCGATGATATGGGTCTAGGTAAAACGGTGCAGGTTATCACCTGCCTGCTGGACCGGGCGTTAAGTGCTCCCCCTGAAGAGAAGCAGGAGCCTGTGCTGATTCTCTGCCCAACTTCGCTTCTTGGCAACTGGCAGCGGGAGCTGCAGCGCTTTGCTCCTTCGCTTAATGTACACATACATCATGGTGGACGCCGTGTTCGGGGAGATAGCTTCTTAGAACTGGCAACCAGTCATGATATCGTACTGACGACCTATCACTTGGCAGGGCGTGACAGCGAGGATTTAGCTAATGTTCAGTGGTCAACAGTGGTGCTGGATGAAGCTCAATATATTAAAAATCACCGTACGAAGCAGGCGCAGAGTGTGATGAAGTTATCAGCGCCGCATCGCATAGCTATGACGGGTACTCCGGTAGAGAACAGACTTGGCGAGTTATGGTCTATTTTCCACTTTTTAAACCCGGGCTATTTAGGAACCTATCATTCCTTCCGGCAGCGTTATGTGTCTGGGGAGGGTGGGGAGCGTCTGCGGGAGCTGCATCGCTTGGTATCACCCTTCCTGTTGCGGCGTCTGAAGAGTGATCCGGATATTTCTAAGGATTTACCGGAGAAGCTGGAGTTGAAGTCTTATTGCCCGCTGACCGAGACCCAAGCTGCCCTGTATCAGGGTGTTGTGGATGAAATGCTCGGCGTGATCGGGGAGAGCAGTGGTATGGCTCGCCGTGGACTGGTGTTATCCTCTCTGACGAAGCTGAAGCAGATTTGCGATCATCCTCAGCTATTCCGGAAAGAAGAAGGTCGCAGTCCGCGTAATGAACATTCCGGTAAAATGGAGGTTATGTTCGAGGTGTTGGACAGTATTGCTGAAGTTGGCGAATCTGTGTTGATCTTTACGCAATACGTAGCGATGGGTGAGCTGCTGGTGAGCAAGCTTACTAAGCGTTATGGTACATCGCCATTGTTCCTTCACGGAGGGATTCCAAAACGAGAGCGTGACGAGATGGTGCATGATTTTCAAGAGGGCAAGGGTCCATCCTTCTTCGTGTTATCTCTTAAAGCGGGCGGAGTAGGTTTGAACTTAACCCGGGCCAATCATGTTATTCATTACGATCGCTGGTGGAATCCGGCAGTGGAGAATCAGGCGACAGACCGGGCTTTCCGAATTGGACAGGATAAGAATGTTCAAGTTCATAAGCTGATTTGCCAAGGAACACTGGAGGAACGTATTGACGAATTAATTGAGCGGAAGAAAAGCCTTTCGGAGCAGGTTGTTGGTTCTGGTGAAACATGGTTGACCGAGATGTCTAATCATGAACTGAAGGAGCTTATTGAACTGCAGGATCAGGATTGGATGTAA
- a CDS encoding WD40/YVTN/BNR-like repeat-containing protein, giving the protein MRLYAVFAPIIIAGLFLQSCMVNDKLGLDSSIGTNTAELKTDMNSLQGYPAKFSMNDIKHGWGIDETGLWTTNDGGSSWYHPDSNIVPIPQETGIFAAASFFLNATNGWIISSHGMGQPVLIYHTSDQGQTWKETKLPVTEDWEQGYSGGFIHFIDVNNGYVLLDSEPGLGMMEKSLYRTTDGGNSWKRIGNLTGSIKAYPTGMTFQDSRNGWITSSNHGQEYILTFRTSDGGKSWKPEQLKKPAAMAAFTYSNSYPPKFSGKDNMKGILPLEIVDDGIRSMVFYTSDNGGRTWKPGPQLLGTEAVRTTWLNAREGWALQEGGKLVATVNGGVSWRIIATSQLFTKAENIQFVTPKNGWLAGPEFLQTTTDGGVTWKPLVGKP; this is encoded by the coding sequence TTGAGACTATATGCCGTTTTTGCCCCGATAATCATTGCTGGGTTATTTCTGCAATCCTGCATGGTAAACGATAAGCTTGGTTTAGATTCGAGTATTGGGACAAATACCGCTGAGCTGAAGACGGATATGAATTCTTTGCAGGGGTATCCTGCTAAATTTAGCATGAATGACATAAAGCATGGGTGGGGAATAGACGAGACTGGATTATGGACTACGAACGATGGAGGGAGTAGTTGGTACCATCCGGACAGCAATATCGTTCCTATTCCACAAGAAACAGGCATCTTTGCCGCAGCAAGCTTTTTCCTGAATGCCACAAATGGCTGGATTATAAGTAGTCATGGTATGGGTCAACCTGTCCTGATCTATCATACCTCTGATCAGGGCCAGACCTGGAAGGAGACAAAACTTCCCGTCACGGAGGATTGGGAGCAAGGATACAGTGGCGGATTTATTCATTTTATCGATGTGAATAACGGGTATGTGCTGCTGGATTCAGAACCTGGTCTCGGGATGATGGAGAAATCCTTGTATCGCACGACAGATGGCGGGAACAGCTGGAAGCGAATCGGAAATCTAACGGGGAGTATTAAAGCCTATCCAACAGGGATGACCTTTCAGGATTCCCGGAATGGCTGGATCACCTCCAGCAACCATGGGCAAGAATACATTTTAACGTTCAGAACTTCGGATGGCGGGAAGAGCTGGAAGCCGGAACAATTAAAGAAGCCGGCTGCTATGGCAGCATTTACTTACAGTAATAGTTATCCACCTAAATTCTCAGGCAAAGACAATATGAAAGGCATCCTGCCGCTGGAGATTGTTGACGATGGGATTCGAAGTATGGTGTTTTACACAAGTGATAACGGAGGTAGGACATGGAAGCCGGGCCCTCAATTGCTCGGTACTGAGGCGGTGAGAACAACATGGCTGAACGCTCGGGAAGGTTGGGCCTTGCAGGAGGGTGGTAAACTGGTGGCGACTGTCAACGGGGGTGTAAGCTGGAGGATAATTGCTACTTCGCAGCTATTCACAAAGGCAGAGAATATTCAGTTTGTTACGCCGAAAAACGGTTGGCTGGCGGGTCCTGAATTTCTACAGACCACTACAGATGGTGGCGTTACATGGAAGCCTTTGGTTGGCAAGCCTTGA
- a CDS encoding GTP pyrophosphokinase yields MQVHVKDLQHWQDNEDFTNLINEFKSLPALYRHALNDLENKIDVIKTEWQVRDGFSPIEHVKCRIKEPKSILQKMERKGFEFNLENMEQHIHDIAGMRIVCAFVKDIYRLVDHLSTREDIRVLEIKDYIAHPKPNGYQSLHLIVAIPLVLLEGTRWVKAEIQLRTLAMDFWASMEHILYYKFDKQLPSHVAEELKDAARAADELDQKMLRLRREILELAEGESPAGGQV; encoded by the coding sequence ATGCAGGTACACGTTAAGGATCTGCAACATTGGCAGGATAACGAGGATTTCACAAATCTTATCAATGAGTTTAAGTCTCTGCCAGCACTCTATCGCCATGCACTAAATGATCTTGAGAATAAAATCGATGTGATCAAAACGGAATGGCAGGTCCGTGACGGCTTCAGTCCCATCGAACATGTTAAATGCCGAATTAAAGAACCCAAGAGCATCCTGCAAAAGATGGAGCGCAAAGGTTTCGAGTTCAACTTGGAAAATATGGAGCAGCACATTCACGATATTGCAGGTATGCGGATTGTATGTGCTTTTGTTAAAGATATTTACCGTCTGGTTGATCACCTCAGCACACGCGAAGACATACGCGTATTGGAGATCAAAGATTATATAGCCCATCCCAAGCCGAATGGGTATCAAAGCCTGCATCTTATCGTCGCTATTCCGCTCGTCCTGCTGGAAGGAACACGCTGGGTCAAAGCAGAAATACAGCTGCGAACCCTAGCCATGGACTTCTGGGCAAGTATGGAACATATTCTGTATTATAAATTCGATAAACAGCTCCCTTCGCATGTTGCTGAGGAATTGAAGGATGCCGCACGCGCCGCCGATGAACTGGATCAAAAAATGTTGCGCCTGCGCCGTGAGATTCTGGAACTTGCAGAAGGGGAATCCCCTGCCGGCGGGCAGGTTTAA
- a CDS encoding zinc ribbon domain-containing protein — MSFMKRIKDSASRVTEKAQSSVEIGKLNGLISDIEREMEVEFTKMGRLFYEGYRTKDMSVAEGKMVELARTCSKLQEKIEVQRARIAELKNERLCSCGNVVALDANFCPKCGSKLEELTTSRKIPSPPVFVKTVDEDEEDEDQYYGADELTDEEKEIAMKLHPQSMVYSEILPSEDDELPLEEYAANEHDIERDRRHADQLERERQRQLELDRRIRDWNANEHQEESAVTQDSGVRDMIKCQICRNELPKGSLWCPRCGSEQI, encoded by the coding sequence ATGAGTTTTATGAAACGAATCAAAGATAGTGCGAGCCGGGTTACTGAAAAAGCACAAAGCTCTGTTGAGATTGGCAAGCTGAACGGGCTTATTTCCGATATTGAACGTGAGATGGAAGTGGAATTCACGAAAATGGGCAGGCTTTTTTATGAAGGGTATCGCACTAAGGATATGTCGGTAGCTGAAGGCAAAATGGTAGAACTGGCACGGACCTGTTCCAAACTTCAGGAAAAAATCGAAGTCCAACGCGCAAGGATTGCTGAACTGAAAAATGAACGGTTATGTTCTTGCGGCAATGTTGTGGCGCTCGATGCAAACTTTTGTCCAAAGTGTGGAAGTAAGCTGGAGGAGCTAACCACTTCAAGAAAGATTCCTTCACCGCCCGTATTCGTCAAAACTGTGGATGAGGACGAAGAGGATGAGGATCAATACTATGGTGCAGATGAGCTAACGGATGAAGAGAAGGAGATTGCAATGAAGCTCCATCCGCAAAGTATGGTGTATTCTGAGATTCTGCCTTCAGAGGATGATGAGCTGCCATTGGAGGAATATGCGGCGAACGAACATGACATTGAACGGGATCGCAGACATGCTGATCAGCTGGAACGGGAAAGACAAAGACAGCTTGAGCTGGATCGTCGCATCCGCGATTGGAATGCGAATGAACATCAGGAGGAGTCCGCAGTCACCCAGGACAGTGGTGTACGTGATATGATTAAGTGTCAAATCTGTCGGAATGAATTGCCAAAGGGCTCCTTATGGTGCCCGCGTTGTGGATCGGAGCAAATATAG
- a CDS encoding TrmB family transcriptional regulator, with amino-acid sequence MEQLLLHLRNLGFTEMESKIMVELATKGQASGYEVAKQLGVSRSNVYAALQRLTQQGYVRCGEGEPARYSVLNPEELATMISGRVQASLAYMESEMPRGGPVSPSFYNVEGDRNVMGALIRQLNMAEQEIVVDMWREEASLLRSELEQAELRGVRLLWAFDGGNAAAASYPVWPSFGKDSQRADGRKFSFVIDRSWCMLGMRYDDGSAQAVVTEHPVLVELLLNHFTQEMVLFELEQDMGAELVERYGERYSKIHSKYVMYDQGDDGEEQAQ; translated from the coding sequence ATGGAACAGCTGCTGCTGCATCTGCGCAATCTGGGCTTCACGGAGATGGAGTCCAAAATCATGGTCGAGCTTGCGACTAAAGGTCAGGCTTCTGGCTATGAGGTTGCCAAACAGCTCGGAGTTTCAAGATCAAATGTGTATGCGGCGCTTCAGCGCCTAACACAGCAGGGATATGTACGATGTGGTGAAGGAGAGCCTGCGCGGTATAGTGTTCTCAATCCGGAGGAGCTGGCGACGATGATCTCGGGAAGAGTTCAAGCTTCGCTGGCTTATATGGAAAGTGAGATGCCTCGCGGGGGGCCTGTTAGTCCTTCTTTTTATAATGTAGAGGGCGACCGCAATGTAATGGGGGCGCTGATTCGCCAGCTTAACATGGCAGAGCAGGAGATTGTAGTGGATATGTGGCGCGAGGAAGCGTCGCTTCTGCGGAGCGAACTTGAACAGGCCGAACTGCGTGGCGTTAGGCTTTTATGGGCTTTTGACGGTGGCAATGCTGCTGCTGCCTCTTACCCGGTATGGCCGTCATTCGGAAAAGATTCGCAGCGGGCGGATGGACGGAAGTTCTCATTTGTGATCGACCGGAGCTGGTGTATGCTGGGGATGCGTTATGATGATGGATCCGCACAAGCAGTGGTAACAGAGCACCCGGTGTTAGTGGAGCTGTTGTTGAATCATTTTACACAGGAAATGGTCTTATTCGAGCTGGAGCAGGATATGGGCGCAGAATTAGTAGAGCGTTATGGAGAACGTTACAGCAAAATTCATAGCAAATATGTTATGTATGATCAAGGCGATGATGGGGAAGAACAGGCGCAGTAG
- a CDS encoding xanthine phosphoribosyltransferase gives MELLRQKVLKEGIVLGQGVLKVDSFLNHQMDPFLMREVGREFIRRFAGEEITKVLTIESSGIAPGIMTALELEVPLIFARKQKSLTLIEDIYVEKVYSFTKKETNEITVSKKFIAPGERVLIVDDFLANGEAAFGLARIVEQAGGSVVGIGIVIEKAFQPGNRLLQEAGYRVESLVRIASLEDGRVTFVEDEEEPLV, from the coding sequence ATGGAGCTGTTGAGACAAAAGGTATTGAAAGAAGGTATTGTACTCGGGCAAGGAGTGCTCAAGGTGGATTCTTTTCTGAATCATCAGATGGACCCCTTCCTGATGCGCGAGGTTGGCCGTGAGTTTATCCGCCGGTTCGCTGGCGAAGAAATTACGAAGGTGCTGACTATAGAATCCTCGGGAATCGCTCCGGGGATTATGACAGCATTAGAGCTGGAGGTTCCGTTGATTTTTGCCCGTAAGCAGAAATCGCTGACGCTGATAGAAGACATTTACGTGGAGAAGGTATACTCCTTCACGAAGAAAGAAACGAATGAAATTACCGTTTCGAAGAAATTCATTGCTCCCGGAGAACGGGTGCTGATTGTTGATGATTTCTTGGCGAATGGTGAAGCCGCCTTCGGACTTGCCCGTATTGTTGAGCAGGCGGGCGGAAGTGTGGTTGGAATTGGCATTGTGATCGAAAAAGCGTTCCAGCCAGGGAATCGGCTGCTGCAGGAAGCGGGATATCGCGTAGAATCACTTGTGCGTATTGCTTCACTGGAGGACGGAAGAGTCACTTTCGTGGAAGACGAGGAAGAGCCTCTTGTTTGA
- a CDS encoding diacylglycerol/lipid kinase family protein, with the protein MYLFIINPRSGGGAGGRTWHTVEALMKERSLPFMSLFTHSVEGAEALVLNTLKHREDWKAVIVIGGDGTLHSILGALCGKDIPMGVIPAGSGNDTARGFGIPLSIEAALEAALSERYIEADLLSGANGLTVTAVANGFDAQVAENVNASRYKRLCNAIGAGQLAYIIGILHTLMTFKPCRVSVVCDGTEHAFEKAWLVSICNLPSYGGGLLICPQAKADDGQLDVCVVHGCSRGQLLRLFPTVLKGKHVALPFVSMLRGRSVAVGFAEARPAIGDGESLGKGPLAVRCEPGALRVLSPLAADSVQLPVDTAAACGSNG; encoded by the coding sequence ATGTATCTATTTATCATAAACCCACGTTCCGGCGGGGGAGCAGGCGGCCGGACCTGGCATACTGTAGAGGCGCTCATGAAGGAGCGTTCGCTGCCTTTCATGTCCTTGTTTACGCACAGCGTAGAGGGTGCAGAAGCCCTTGTTTTAAATACACTAAAGCATCGCGAGGATTGGAAAGCTGTGATTGTAATCGGTGGTGACGGCACGCTCCATAGCATTTTGGGTGCACTTTGCGGTAAAGATATCCCCATGGGCGTGATTCCTGCCGGCTCCGGCAACGACACCGCCCGGGGGTTCGGCATCCCGCTTTCGATAGAAGCCGCGCTGGAGGCCGCCCTTAGTGAGCGGTATATCGAAGCAGACCTGCTTTCAGGAGCAAACGGACTGACCGTAACAGCCGTTGCCAACGGCTTTGATGCTCAGGTGGCTGAGAATGTGAATGCCAGCCGTTACAAACGGCTGTGCAATGCCATTGGAGCAGGCCAGCTGGCGTATATCATCGGCATATTGCATACGCTGATGACGTTCAAGCCCTGCCGGGTAAGCGTAGTCTGCGACGGCACGGAGCATGCCTTCGAGAAGGCATGGCTGGTCTCGATCTGCAACCTGCCCAGCTACGGCGGCGGGCTTTTGATCTGCCCGCAGGCAAAGGCCGATGACGGCCAGCTCGACGTCTGCGTCGTGCACGGGTGCAGCCGCGGGCAGCTGCTGCGGCTGTTCCCTACGGTACTGAAGGGCAAGCATGTGGCGTTGCCCTTCGTGTCTATGCTGCGCGGACGTAGCGTAGCCGTAGGCTTTGCCGAGGCCCGGCCTGCGATCGGCGACGGCGAGAGTCTGGGCAAAGGGCCGCTGGCCGTTCGCTGCGAGCCGGGGGCGCTGCGGGTGCTATCGCCGCTGGCGGCGGACAGCGTACAGCTGCCCGTCGACACTGCAGCGGCATGCGGCAGCAACGGGTAA
- a CDS encoding DUF4870 domain-containing protein has translation MSPFKSSTGLPDNIAGALCYFFPFLGGVVFLALEKRSRFVLFHSLQSLITFGVLMILHVLTGLVPFLGPLMSALVSLCSFGVWLLMIYHALSGRWYKLPWAGDIAESQIRHL, from the coding sequence TTGTCCCCTTTTAAATCATCTACCGGATTGCCCGATAATATAGCGGGCGCGTTGTGTTACTTTTTCCCTTTTCTCGGCGGCGTCGTCTTTCTCGCATTGGAGAAACGCAGCCGCTTTGTGCTGTTCCATTCGCTGCAATCACTGATTACCTTCGGAGTGCTGATGATCCTCCACGTTCTAACCGGATTGGTCCCTTTCCTCGGTCCCTTGATGAGTGCACTCGTCTCTCTCTGCAGCTTTGGAGTGTGGCTGCTAATGATCTACCATGCCTTAAGTGGCAGGTGGTACAAACTCCCTTGGGCAGGTGATATCGCAGAAAGTCAGATTCGCCATCTGTAA
- a CDS encoding serine hydrolase domain-containing protein, whose product MKLHLSTNEKEIVMVQPVIPVMTTATPEDTATRREGLEQAHQAILKEYPKMHSILIVRHGNLIFERYYNDHHAGALNDLRSATKSFVSVLTGIAIDRGEMPDLHISVSEVLHKHIPYLHSPHLSKITLRHLLTMTSGFSWITGKKLGEPLVRNLHRSRRWGSFGLSLNIIPEHIGQFQYRSIDSHLISMMISESTGLDAFSYAAQHLFTPLRMANTAWLPSPEGHSMGHIGLHLTSRDMAKFGICLLNNGVFAEQQIIPEHWLQDALTAQTKGYPAFGDYGYQFWIGTMSGQPYKLAHGHGGQQILLFPNLDTVVVFTAESKTNNWKNPRKLLEKYVLPSMS is encoded by the coding sequence GTGAAACTGCATTTATCAACAAATGAGAAGGAGATCGTTATGGTCCAGCCTGTAATTCCCGTAATGACTACCGCAACGCCAGAGGACACAGCTACACGCCGGGAGGGTCTTGAACAAGCCCATCAAGCTATCCTAAAAGAATATCCCAAGATGCATAGCATACTTATTGTGCGCCATGGCAACCTTATCTTCGAACGTTATTATAACGACCATCATGCTGGAGCATTAAATGATCTCCGTTCTGCTACCAAAAGTTTTGTCAGTGTCCTTACGGGAATCGCTATCGACCGTGGCGAGATGCCTGATCTCCATATTTCTGTATCTGAGGTACTTCACAAGCATATTCCATACCTTCACTCCCCACATCTCTCAAAAATCACACTCCGTCATCTTCTTACCATGACTTCCGGCTTTAGCTGGATCACAGGGAAGAAGCTCGGTGAACCTCTCGTCCGGAACCTCCATCGCAGCCGCCGCTGGGGTTCCTTTGGCCTTAGCTTGAACATTATTCCAGAACATATCGGCCAGTTCCAATATCGAAGCATCGACTCACATCTAATCTCGATGATGATTAGTGAATCTACAGGTCTTGATGCATTTTCCTATGCAGCACAGCATTTATTTACTCCACTCCGAATGGCTAATACCGCTTGGTTACCTAGTCCCGAAGGACATAGCATGGGCCATATCGGCTTGCACTTAACCTCTCGGGATATGGCTAAATTCGGAATCTGCCTGCTGAATAATGGAGTGTTTGCAGAGCAGCAAATCATCCCAGAGCATTGGTTGCAGGATGCACTTACCGCTCAAACTAAGGGATATCCAGCGTTTGGTGATTACGGATATCAGTTTTGGATCGGTACGATGAGCGGGCAGCCCTACAAACTCGCCCACGGGCATGGCGGGCAGCAGATTCTGCTCTTCCCCAATCTGGATACTGTCGTGGTCTTTACAGCAGAGAGCAAGACAAACAACTGGAAGAACCCACGCAAGCTGCTTGAAAAGTATGTTCTCCCTTCAATGAGCTAA
- the coxB gene encoding cytochrome c oxidase subunit II, which yields MMKTWQAVKRLLPMTAMFGLFLAGCGREDLSVLRPQGPAADRSYGLMELSISIMIVVLLIVFTIAAYVLIRFRRRPGQNEIPEQVEGSIKLEILWTVIPLILVVVLAVPTVKAVFAAGDDHSNDKNAIKVKVTGHQYWWEFEYTDYKVTTAQDLIIPVGKDIAFELETKDVLHSFWVPSLSGKIDTNPAGTINRFSFSAPNEGVYRGKCAELCGPSHGLMEFKVKSVSEQEFQKWIDSMKTPVAVLPEDPALAEKFKAACLTCHAVGDQGINNAPNLTGIGSRESIAGILLNDDTREDGAPIEENLKTWLHDPQSVKPGNLMPNPKDLGLSDAEIDGIAEYLANYKLD from the coding sequence ATGATGAAAACGTGGCAGGCTGTAAAGCGACTCCTTCCCATGACCGCTATGTTTGGACTCTTTCTTGCCGGGTGCGGTCGTGAGGACTTGTCAGTACTCAGACCACAGGGACCTGCAGCAGACAGATCTTACGGATTAATGGAGCTGTCGATCAGCATTATGATCGTGGTGCTGCTGATTGTCTTTACGATTGCAGCTTATGTACTGATCCGCTTCCGCAGAAGACCGGGTCAGAATGAAATCCCTGAGCAGGTTGAGGGCAGCATTAAACTTGAGATTCTCTGGACAGTTATTCCGCTTATCCTTGTTGTAGTACTGGCCGTGCCAACGGTGAAAGCAGTGTTTGCCGCTGGAGATGATCATTCCAATGACAAGAATGCGATCAAGGTTAAAGTAACCGGCCACCAATACTGGTGGGAGTTTGAGTATACCGATTATAAGGTAACTACAGCACAGGATCTGATTATTCCGGTGGGCAAAGATATCGCCTTTGAACTGGAAACTAAAGATGTGCTGCACTCCTTCTGGGTCCCTTCTCTTTCCGGTAAAATCGATACCAACCCAGCTGGAACGATTAACCGCTTTAGCTTTAGTGCGCCTAATGAAGGCGTTTACCGTGGGAAATGTGCGGAGCTATGTGGGCCTTCTCATGGATTGATGGAATTTAAGGTGAAATCAGTTAGTGAACAGGAATTTCAGAAGTGGATTGATTCGATGAAAACGCCTGTCGCTGTGCTGCCGGAGGATCCTGCTTTAGCTGAGAAGTTCAAAGCGGCATGTCTGACTTGCCACGCTGTAGGCGATCAAGGGATTAATAATGCGCCGAACTTGACCGGAATTGGTTCTCGGGAGTCGATTGCTGGAATTCTGCTCAACGACGACACGAGGGAAGATGGTGCGCCGATTGAAGAGAATCTCAAAACCTGGCTGCACGACCCGCAATCCGTAAAACCAGGCAATCTGATGCCTAACCCCAAAGATCTGGGCCTGAGTGATGCTGAGATTGATGGCATTGCAGAGTATCTGGCCAACTATAAGCTGGACTAA